Genomic window (Parus major isolate Abel unplaced genomic scaffold, Parus_major1.1 Scaffold988, whole genome shotgun sequence):
CCTGGGACCCTCTCAGGACCCTCCTGGGACCCTCCGTGGACCCTCCCGGGACCTTCCTGGACCCTCCCTGGATCCTCCCTGGANCAACCTGGGGGTCGTGGCCGTGGCCGGGGCCGACCCCCACGGCCGGGACCCCGCGCTGTACTCGGCGCGGTGCCCGCACCTCCGGCCGCGGCTGTGGCAGCTCGGGGCGCCGCTGgatgtggggttttgggggcgctggtggctgctggaggaggcgCTGAGGGACAGCGACATCAACGAGGAGGAGTTCGGGCACCTCCCGGAGCGGCTGCGGCGCCTGGAGCCCCGGGAGCTGCGCTCCGAGAGGAACGAGAGGCTCCACAGAGAGAGGCTGCGGGCTGTGGTGCTGAGCGAGGAGGAGATGAGGGACTGAGGGGACGGGATACTCCGGGGATACtcaggggatgctcaggggatactcaggggatgctcaggggaTGCTCCAGACTGAGAGGGATGGGATcctccagggatgc
Coding sequences:
- the LOC107199542 gene encoding mitochondrial import inner membrane translocase subunit Tim29-like, with amino-acid sequence MDPLWILLGPSQDPPGTLRGPSQDPPWTLPGPSGAETAGILLGPSQDPPGTLRGPSRDLPGPSLDPPWXNLGVVAVAGADPHGRDPALYSARCPHLRPRLWQLGAPLDVGFWGRWWLLEEALRDSDINEEEFGHLPERLRRLEPRELRSERNERLHRERLRAVVLSEEEMRD